Proteins encoded by one window of Sardina pilchardus chromosome 7, fSarPil1.1, whole genome shotgun sequence:
- the atxn7l2b gene encoding ataxin-7-like protein 2b isoform X1, with the protein MMAVRARAAAVMAASDRRSSIPVEFVGQSWSSWIDKTNVSASEASNTEECSKNVKKRMETMTLRKEDMSIYGHCPAHDDFFLVVCSHCGQVVKPQAFEKHCERRHGPLGKLYGDHSLSSPLKRPRPGRPPGPHSASREARDGRWQEPGSPRAPPPPATHRPTKAQKEGASALPGDKLSQGTPPSPPHSSAPSPRDPPWRHGAVQPSAPSPGEKPLQKGMQGPPVDVLSPLRGPRTYSRTYKKVHSKGGKELDLDKHCGVLDPERKKVCTRLLTCNIHSIHQRRQVVGRSKNFDQLVTELKMGSKARERAPVLRETLETEPPCSETPVSQTGPPHCKRQPNHVNLRPRTPSESAVEEEMEVPAEEEEPTPQPNNHSRLSSDESEGEGQEETLDLPFSPWHPKPLGLCTFGSRALSCSVFTFDRRLHHLRSAVSAMVEQHISAHLWKKIPQVADTRPSRTPAAVASVPSSQDPSGITSTRAAASSSSSSSSSSSPALSSLRTSSSSLPPRAGRENTSGQSETKSIRPAAAAASGPGRPKNPVGRPSKQQLRQRELELERSRRAEAGASPGTGAREEPSPSSARGGGGGTARGYERPEERVFVASPDKSTSPASSRRPVNGALSLLGKPRPTAHAAQARSPSLAKRPTGPPSGHAPSTPPEHSSRGGGGGAGTGAGSGAGPHRRPDGYDHKGLGKKRKASGVSPPVTPSQPSKSLGLSSPSHSSFFSWKKDSKGAAASLGLEKKLDTQKPKLHH; encoded by the exons ATGATGGCGGTACGTGCACGCGCAGCAGCAGTAATGGCTGCTTCAGATCGGCGGAGTTCTATCCCAGTTGAGTTCGTAGGACAAAGTTGGAGCTCCTGGATAGATAAGACCAACGTTTCCGCATCGGAGG CGTCTAATACAGAAgaatgcagcaaaaatgtgaaGAAAAGGATGGAAACTATGACACTCAGGAAAGAAG ACATGTCAATTTATGGCCACTGCCCAGCGCACGACGACTTTTTCCTAGTGGTGTGCAGTCATTGTGGACAGGTGGTGAAGCCCCAGGCATTTGAGAAACACTGCGAGAGGCGACATGGGCCACTCGGCAAGCTCTACGGCGACCACTCCCTGTCGAGCCCGCTGAAGCGACCTCGGCCTGGGCGTCCTCCCGGCCCGCACAGTGCCTCGCGGGAAGCACGGGATGGCAGGTGGCAGGAGCCAGGCTCACCCAGGGCTCCACCACCGCCTgccacacacaggcccaccaAAGCCCAGAAAGAGGGTGCCAG TGCATTGCCAGGCGATAAGCTGTCCCAGGGAACCCCGCCATCACCACCCCACTCTTCTGCCCCTAGTCCTCGAGACCCTCCATGGCGGCACGGGGCAGTGCAACCCAGCGCGCCCTCTCCTGGAGAGAAGCCCCTGCAGAAGGGCATGCAAGGACCACCTGTGGATGTTCTCAGCCCTTTACGTGGTCCTAGAACCTACAGTAGAACCTACAAGAAAGTGCACAGTAAGG GAGGAAAGGAATTAGACCTGGACAAGCACTGTGGAGTACTTGATCCAGAGAGGAAGAAAGTTTGCACCAGGCTCCTGACATGTAAT ATTCACTCCATTCACCAGCGAAGGCAGGTTGTTGGAAGGAGCAAGAATTTTGACCAGCTGGTCACAGAGTTGAAAATGGGTTCGAAGGCTCGGGAGCGGGCCCCTGTGCTCAGAGAAACGCTGGAAACGGAGCCCCCCTGTTCTGAGACCCCCGTGAGCCAAACCGGGCCTCCTCACTGCAAACGTCAGCCAAACCATGTAAATCTCAG GCCCAGGACTCCCTCGGAGAGTGCCGtggaagaggagatggaggttcCAGCAGAAGAAGAGGAGCCCACGCCGCAGCCCAACAATCACAGTCGCCTTTCCAGCGACGAGAGCGAAGGAGAGGGCCAGGAGGAGACCCTGGACCTCCCGTTCAGTCCGTGGCATCCCAAACCTCTTGGG TTGTGCACGTTTGGCAGTCGGGCACTGAGCTGCAGTGTCTTCACCTTCGACCGGCGGCTGCATCATCTGCGGTCAGCCGTGAGTGCCATGGTCGAGCAGCACATTAGCGCGCATCTCTGGAA GAAAATCCCCCAGGTGGCAGACACGCGGCCCAGCAGAACTCCAGCAGCGGTGGCATCTGTCCCCAGCTCTCAGGACCCCTCAGGCATCACGTCGACCCGTGCGGctgcctcctcctcgtcctcgtcctcgtcctcttcGTCTCccgccctctcctccctcaggaCTAGCAGCTCCTCGCTCCCTCCGCGCGCGGGCAGGGAGAACACCTCAGGACAATCAGAGACTAAAAGCATCAggccggccgccgccgccgcctcggGGCCCGGCCGGCCCAAGAACCCCGTGGGCCGGCCCAGCAAACAGCAGCTGCGCCAGCgcgagctggagctggagcggaGCCGGCGAGCGGAGGCGGGGGCCTCGCCGGGCACGGGGGCGAGGGAGGAGCCGTCGCCATCGTCCGCCCGCGGAGGCGGCGGTGGCACGGCCAGGGGCTACGAGCGGCCGGAGGAACGCGTCTTCGTGGCCTCCCCGGACAAGTCCACCAGCCCCGCGTCTTCTCGGAGGCCCGTCAACGGGGCCCTGTCGCTTTTGGGCAAGCCACGGCCGACGGCGCACGCAGCCCAGGCGCGCTCACCCTCGCTGGCCAAGCGGCCCACGGGGCCTCCCTCCGGCCACGCACCCTCCACCCCACCGGAGCActccagcagaggaggaggaggcggcgcaGGAACGGGAGCGGGCAGCGGCGCAGGACCACACCGGCGGCCCGACGGATACGACCACAAGGGCTTGGGCAAGAAACGCAAGGCCAGTGGCGTCTCACCTCCCGTGACCCCCTCGCAACCCTCCAAATCTCTGGGCCTGTCATCCCCCTCACATTCCAGCTTCTTCTCTTGGAAAAAGGACAGCAAAGGAGCGGCAGCCTCCCTTGGGCTGGAGAAGAAACTTGACACACAGAAG CCAAAGCTTCATCACTGA
- the atxn7l2b gene encoding ataxin-7-like protein 2b isoform X2: MMAVRARAAAVMAASDRRSSIPVEFVGQSWSSWIDKTNVSASEASNTEECSKNVKKRMETMTLRKEDMSIYGHCPAHDDFFLVVCSHCGQVVKPQAFEKHCERRHGPLGKLYGDHSLSSPLKRPRPGRPPGPHSASREARDGRWQEPGSPRAPPPPATHRPTKAQKEGASALPGDKLSQGTPPSPPHSSAPSPRDPPWRHGAVQPSAPSPGEKPLQKGMQGPPVDVLSPLRGPRTYSRTYKKVHRGKELDLDKHCGVLDPERKKVCTRLLTCNIHSIHQRRQVVGRSKNFDQLVTELKMGSKARERAPVLRETLETEPPCSETPVSQTGPPHCKRQPNHVNLRPRTPSESAVEEEMEVPAEEEEPTPQPNNHSRLSSDESEGEGQEETLDLPFSPWHPKPLGLCTFGSRALSCSVFTFDRRLHHLRSAVSAMVEQHISAHLWKKIPQVADTRPSRTPAAVASVPSSQDPSGITSTRAAASSSSSSSSSSSPALSSLRTSSSSLPPRAGRENTSGQSETKSIRPAAAAASGPGRPKNPVGRPSKQQLRQRELELERSRRAEAGASPGTGAREEPSPSSARGGGGGTARGYERPEERVFVASPDKSTSPASSRRPVNGALSLLGKPRPTAHAAQARSPSLAKRPTGPPSGHAPSTPPEHSSRGGGGGAGTGAGSGAGPHRRPDGYDHKGLGKKRKASGVSPPVTPSQPSKSLGLSSPSHSSFFSWKKDSKGAAASLGLEKKLDTQKPKLHH; this comes from the exons ATGATGGCGGTACGTGCACGCGCAGCAGCAGTAATGGCTGCTTCAGATCGGCGGAGTTCTATCCCAGTTGAGTTCGTAGGACAAAGTTGGAGCTCCTGGATAGATAAGACCAACGTTTCCGCATCGGAGG CGTCTAATACAGAAgaatgcagcaaaaatgtgaaGAAAAGGATGGAAACTATGACACTCAGGAAAGAAG ACATGTCAATTTATGGCCACTGCCCAGCGCACGACGACTTTTTCCTAGTGGTGTGCAGTCATTGTGGACAGGTGGTGAAGCCCCAGGCATTTGAGAAACACTGCGAGAGGCGACATGGGCCACTCGGCAAGCTCTACGGCGACCACTCCCTGTCGAGCCCGCTGAAGCGACCTCGGCCTGGGCGTCCTCCCGGCCCGCACAGTGCCTCGCGGGAAGCACGGGATGGCAGGTGGCAGGAGCCAGGCTCACCCAGGGCTCCACCACCGCCTgccacacacaggcccaccaAAGCCCAGAAAGAGGGTGCCAG TGCATTGCCAGGCGATAAGCTGTCCCAGGGAACCCCGCCATCACCACCCCACTCTTCTGCCCCTAGTCCTCGAGACCCTCCATGGCGGCACGGGGCAGTGCAACCCAGCGCGCCCTCTCCTGGAGAGAAGCCCCTGCAGAAGGGCATGCAAGGACCACCTGTGGATGTTCTCAGCCCTTTACGTGGTCCTAGAACCTACAGTAGAACCTACAAGAAAGTGCACA GAGGAAAGGAATTAGACCTGGACAAGCACTGTGGAGTACTTGATCCAGAGAGGAAGAAAGTTTGCACCAGGCTCCTGACATGTAAT ATTCACTCCATTCACCAGCGAAGGCAGGTTGTTGGAAGGAGCAAGAATTTTGACCAGCTGGTCACAGAGTTGAAAATGGGTTCGAAGGCTCGGGAGCGGGCCCCTGTGCTCAGAGAAACGCTGGAAACGGAGCCCCCCTGTTCTGAGACCCCCGTGAGCCAAACCGGGCCTCCTCACTGCAAACGTCAGCCAAACCATGTAAATCTCAG GCCCAGGACTCCCTCGGAGAGTGCCGtggaagaggagatggaggttcCAGCAGAAGAAGAGGAGCCCACGCCGCAGCCCAACAATCACAGTCGCCTTTCCAGCGACGAGAGCGAAGGAGAGGGCCAGGAGGAGACCCTGGACCTCCCGTTCAGTCCGTGGCATCCCAAACCTCTTGGG TTGTGCACGTTTGGCAGTCGGGCACTGAGCTGCAGTGTCTTCACCTTCGACCGGCGGCTGCATCATCTGCGGTCAGCCGTGAGTGCCATGGTCGAGCAGCACATTAGCGCGCATCTCTGGAA GAAAATCCCCCAGGTGGCAGACACGCGGCCCAGCAGAACTCCAGCAGCGGTGGCATCTGTCCCCAGCTCTCAGGACCCCTCAGGCATCACGTCGACCCGTGCGGctgcctcctcctcgtcctcgtcctcgtcctcttcGTCTCccgccctctcctccctcaggaCTAGCAGCTCCTCGCTCCCTCCGCGCGCGGGCAGGGAGAACACCTCAGGACAATCAGAGACTAAAAGCATCAggccggccgccgccgccgcctcggGGCCCGGCCGGCCCAAGAACCCCGTGGGCCGGCCCAGCAAACAGCAGCTGCGCCAGCgcgagctggagctggagcggaGCCGGCGAGCGGAGGCGGGGGCCTCGCCGGGCACGGGGGCGAGGGAGGAGCCGTCGCCATCGTCCGCCCGCGGAGGCGGCGGTGGCACGGCCAGGGGCTACGAGCGGCCGGAGGAACGCGTCTTCGTGGCCTCCCCGGACAAGTCCACCAGCCCCGCGTCTTCTCGGAGGCCCGTCAACGGGGCCCTGTCGCTTTTGGGCAAGCCACGGCCGACGGCGCACGCAGCCCAGGCGCGCTCACCCTCGCTGGCCAAGCGGCCCACGGGGCCTCCCTCCGGCCACGCACCCTCCACCCCACCGGAGCActccagcagaggaggaggaggcggcgcaGGAACGGGAGCGGGCAGCGGCGCAGGACCACACCGGCGGCCCGACGGATACGACCACAAGGGCTTGGGCAAGAAACGCAAGGCCAGTGGCGTCTCACCTCCCGTGACCCCCTCGCAACCCTCCAAATCTCTGGGCCTGTCATCCCCCTCACATTCCAGCTTCTTCTCTTGGAAAAAGGACAGCAAAGGAGCGGCAGCCTCCCTTGGGCTGGAGAAGAAACTTGACACACAGAAG CCAAAGCTTCATCACTGA